Proteins from one Setaria italica strain Yugu1 chromosome V, Setaria_italica_v2.0, whole genome shotgun sequence genomic window:
- the LOC101757312 gene encoding protein PGR — protein sequence MDHGGGGGGIWIRAAAAVAAGGAIAARAVRRRSVDFSAVYVGVPAMVAHTIAGYRFAGLLLVFFFTSSRVTRVGEARKRALDPEFKEGGQRNWKQVLSNSGIASILVVLIALVTGGTDRCLDSKESTLVTALIGGVIGHYACCNGDTWSSELGILSKAEPRIITTFKRVQKGTNGGVTIDGLLAAAAAGFSIGLAFVLIGFLTTHCASDVFWRQLLVIPLATAAGLCGSLIDSILGATVQYSGFCSVRKKVVGVDGPTVTRISGINILDNNGVNVVSVFLTTVLTGVACTYIF from the exons ATGGatcacggtggcggcggcggcggcatctggatccgcgcggcggcggcggtggcggcgggaggcgccATCGCGGCGCGCGCCGTCCGGCGCAGGTCTGTCGACTTCAGCGCCGTGTACGTCGGAGTCCCTGCCATGGTGGCTCATACCATCGCCGGGTACAG GTTCGCGGGGTTGCTGCTGGTATTCTTCTTCACGTCGTCGCGGGTGACGAGGGTCGGGGAGGCGAGGAAGCGTGCTCTTGATCCCGAGTTTAAGGAGGGCGGGCAGCGTAACTG GAAGCAAGTTTTGTCAAATAGCGGCATTGCAAGTATCTTGGTTGTTTTGATAGCATTAGTTACTGGAGGGACAGATAGGTGTTTGGATTCTAAAGAGTCGACTCTTGTAACTGCACTTATTGGTGGTGTTATTGGACATTATGCTTGCTGCAATGGTGATACATGGTCTTCTGAACTTGGCATTCTTAGCAAAGCTGAGCCACGAATTATCACAACATTCAAG AGAGTGCAAAAGGGTACCAATGGTGGTGTAACCATAGATGGACTtctcgcagcagcagcagcaggattCTCAATTGGGCTTGCGTTTGTGCTGATAGGATTTTTAACCACTCACTGTGCTTCTGATGTATTCTGGAGGCAGCTGCTAGTTATACCCTTGGCTACAGCTGCTGGCCTATGTGGAAGCCTGATTGATTCAATCTTGGGCGCAACAGTTCAGTACAGTGGTTTCTGCAGTGTTCGTAAAAAG GTGGTCGGAGTAGACGGTCCAACCGTAACGAGAATTTCCGGAATCAACATACTGGATAACAACGGGGTCAATGTAGTGTCTGTATTCTTGACAACTGTTCTTACTGGGGTGGCTTGCACATACATCTTCTGA
- the LOC101756915 gene encoding serine/threonine protein phosphatase 2A 57 kDa regulatory subunit B' kappa isoform, translating to MWKQFIGKLSWKSMKSSSGGGGGAGSPPAKPPPPLPSPRENGAAGKPSASPPSPLAGAGAEVRSREEAFIQKVNICCVVYDFSDRGKDSPEKERKRQMLMSLVDCIGAAEEPLTETMIAACVRMFAANLFRVFPPKVRSGTTASETEEDEPFFDPSWYHLQVVYEFLLRFVTSPLVDAKVARKYVDSAFVSKLLDLFDSDDPRERDCLKTILHRIYGKFMGNRPFIRKAVSNIFYRFVFETDHHNGIAELLEVFGSVISGFAKPLKEEHKLFLWKALIPLHKPKSVGVYLPQLTYCITQFIEKEPKLAGTVIRGLLKYWPVTNSQKEVMFLGELEEVLELTDMAEFQKCMIPLFRRIACCLNNSHFQIAERALFLWNNEHLFDMISQNRQVILPIVYPALERNTRWHWNQSVLNVTMNVRKMFHDMDERLLLACQNNFEEEEETRAATEERRRLMWEQLERSAARGYHQPVIAADVSFPPPPSSARLVAPTVT from the exons ATGTGGAAGCAATTTATTGGCAAGCTGTCGTGGAAGTCGATGAAATCcagctccggcggtggcgggggcgccggctcgccgcctgcgaagccaccgccgccactgccgtcGCCGCGGGAGAATGGGGCCGCGGGGAAGCCCAGCGCCTCGCCTCCGTCTCCCTTGGCGGGCGCCGGAGCCGAGGTGAGGTCCAGGGAGGAGGCCTTCATCCAGAAGGTGAACATTTGCTGCGTGGTGTACGACTTCTCCGACCGGGGCAAGGACTCGCCGGAGAAGGAGCGCAAGCGGCAGATGCTCATGTCCCTGGTCGACTGCATtggcgccgccgaggagcccCTCACGGAGACGATGATCGCGGCCTGCGTGCGCATGTTCGCCGCCAACCTCTTCAGGGTCTTCCCGCCCAAAGTCCGGTCGGGCACCACGGCTTCGGAGACCGAGGAGGACGAGCCGTTCTTCGATCCGTCCTGGTACCACCTGCAAGTCGTGTATGAGTTTCTCCTTCGCTTTGTGACCTCGCCACTCGTCGATGCCAAGGTAGCTAGGAAGTATGTGGATAGCGCTTTCGTCTCGAAGCTGCTCGATCTGTTTGATTCTGATGACCCGAGAGAGAGGGACTGCTTGAAGACGATATTGCATAGGATTTATGGAAAGTTCATGGGGAACCGTCCATTCATCCGTAAGGCTGTGAGCAATATCTTTTATAGGTTTGTGTTCGAGACTGATCATCACAATGGGATTGCCGAGCTGTTGGAGGTCTTTGGCAGTGTAATAAGTGGGTTTGCAAAGCCATTGAAGGAGGAACACAAGTTGTTCTTATGGAAAGCATTGATTCCGCTTCATAAGCCGAAATCAGTGGGAGTGTATCTGCCGCAGCTGACGTATTGCATTACACAATTTATTGAGAAGGAACCAAAGCTTGCCGGGACTGTGATTAGAGGCCTGTTGAAGTATTGGCCGGTTACGAATAGTCAGAAGGAAGTGATGTTCTTGGGGGAGTTGGAGGAGGTGCTGGAGTTGACTGACATGGCTGAATTTCAGAAGTGCATGATTCCTTTATTCCGGAGGATTGCTTGTTGCCTGAATAACTCTCATTTTCAG ATTGCTGAGAGAGCCTTATTCCTATGGAACAATGAGCATCTGTTTGATATGATCTCCCAAAATCGTCAAGTCATCCTGCCGATTGTATATCCAGCTCTGGAGCGGAACACCCGTTGGCACTGGAACCAATCAGTCCTCAATGTAACAATGAACGTGCGGAAAATGTTCCACGACATGGACGAGAGGTTGCTCCTGGCTTGTCAGAACAAttttgaagaggaagaagagacgCGAGCCGCAACCGAGGAGCGGCGGAGACTCATGTGGGAGCAGCTGGAGCGGAGCGCCGCGCGTGGATACCATCAGCCGGTGATCGCCGCGGACGTGAGCTTCCCACCGCCCCCTTCATCAGCTCGTCTGGTAGCCCCTACTGTGACATGA
- the LOC101756246 gene encoding auxin-responsive protein IAA1, with protein MSVETERSSTESSAASGLDFEDTALTLTLRLPGSASSSSSSSSSAFPDPDHKRPSSDADADRSSPIPAAAESSDAPPAPKARVVGWPPVRSYRKNALADVAGSCKAKQAAKFVKVAVDGAPYLRKVDLEAYAGYDQLLRALQDKFFSHFTIRKFADDERKLVDAVNGTEYVPTYEDKDGDWMLVGDVPWKMFVETCQRLRLMKSSEAVNLAPRAAR; from the exons ATGTCGGTGGAGACGGAGCGGAGCTCTACCGAGTCCTCCGCGGCGTCGGGCCTCGACTTCGAGGACACCGCGCTCACGCTCACCCTCCGCCTCCCGGGCTccgcgtcctcgtcctcgtcctcgtcctcctccgccttccCCGACCCCGACCACAAGCGCCCCTcctccgacgccgacgccgaccgcTCCTCCCcgatccccgccgccgcagagTCCTCCGATGCTCCACCGGCACCCAA GGCGCGGGTGGTGGGGTGGCCGCCGGTGAGGTCGTATCGCAAGAACGCGCTCGCCGACGTCGCGGGCTCCTGCAAGGCCAAGCAGGCCGCCAAGTTCGTCAAGGTGGCCGTCGACGGCGCGCCCTACCTGCGGAAGGTGGACCTCGAGGCCTACGCCGGCTACGACCAGCTCCTCCGCGCGCTCCAGGACAAGTTCTTCTCCCACTTCACCATCC GGAAGTTCGCCGACGACGAGAGGAAGCTGGTGGACGCAGTGAACGGGACGGAGTACGTGCCCACGTACGAGGACAAGGACGGCGACTGGATGCTTGTCGGCGACGTCCCCTGGAA GATGTTTGTGGAAACCTGCCAGCGCCTTCGTCTGATGAAAAGTTCAGAGGCTGTTAACTTAG CACCAAGAGCTGCGCGGTGA